In one window of Campylobacter coli DNA:
- a CDS encoding polymer-forming cytoskeletal protein: MAIFNKSGNSTALSSSSETTVISSGARIEGKFYFASMLHVDGELNGIVHSESIVVIGKNGNLKGELKADKIVVNGCFEGDLEADSLEILAGGVVSGNISIKDLAIENGGRFNGTSKIKQEEPVRLLENSSE; encoded by the coding sequence ATGGCAATCTTTAATAAAAGCGGTAACAGCACAGCACTTAGCTCCAGTTCCGAAACAACAGTAATTTCATCAGGTGCGAGAATAGAGGGTAAGTTTTATTTTGCTTCTATGCTCCATGTAGATGGAGAGCTTAATGGTATAGTGCATTCTGAAAGCATAGTGGTTATAGGAAAAAATGGGAATTTAAAGGGCGAGCTTAAGGCTGATAAGATAGTTGTTAATGGCTGTTTTGAAGGTGATTTAGAGGCTGACAGCCTTGAAATATTAGCAGGCGGCGTGGTTAGTGGAAATATTAGCATTAAAGACTTGGCTATAGAAAATGGCGGTCGTTTTAATGGGACAAGCAAGATAAAGCAGGAAGAGCCTGTAAGGTTGTTAGAGAATAGCTCAGAATAA
- a CDS encoding ATP-binding protein, giving the protein MDWDKTYAAIYRSRKDYLKPIVDLDNISLNDLLGMEEQKNALYQNTLNFIHDKGANHALLWGAKGTGKSSLIKAIFNEFKDKGLRLVELAKDDLFALVDIIDELREQPFKFILFCDDFSFEKNDDSYKFLKPLLEGSIEAPPRNIIIYASSNRRHLLSESISDNQGVQVAHAELHASDAAEERLSLSDRFGLWLSFYQGNLNEYLKLVDFYFKDIKCDKELLHKKAKEFSNLRASRSGRTAKQFYLAFKESIE; this is encoded by the coding sequence ATTGATTGGGATAAAACTTATGCGGCAATTTATAGATCTAGAAAGGATTATTTAAAGCCCATTGTAGATCTTGATAATATCAGCTTGAATGATTTATTGGGCATGGAAGAGCAAAAAAATGCTCTTTATCAAAATACTTTAAATTTTATCCACGATAAAGGAGCAAATCACGCACTTTTATGGGGTGCTAAGGGTACGGGTAAATCAAGCTTAATTAAAGCTATTTTTAATGAATTTAAAGACAAAGGCTTAAGACTTGTAGAATTAGCTAAAGATGATTTATTTGCTTTAGTTGATATTATCGATGAGCTAAGAGAGCAGCCTTTTAAATTTATATTATTTTGTGATGATTTTTCCTTTGAAAAAAACGATGATAGTTATAAATTTTTAAAGCCTTTGCTAGAGGGTAGCATAGAAGCACCTCCACGAAATATTATTATTTATGCTAGTTCTAACAGACGTCATTTATTAAGTGAAAGTATCAGCGATAATCAAGGTGTTCAAGTCGCTCACGCAGAGCTTCATGCAAGTGATGCGGCTGAGGAGAGATTGAGTTTAAGTGATAGATTTGGTCTTTGGCTTAGTTTTTATCAAGGGAATTTAAACGAGTATTTAAAACTTGTTGATTTTTATTTTAAAGATATAAAATGTGATAAGGAACTTTTACACAAAAAAGCAAAAGAATTTTCAAATTTAAGAGCAAGTAGAAGTGGAAGAACTGCAAAGCAATTTTATTTAGCTTTTAAGGAAAGTATTGAATGA
- a CDS encoding DEAD/DEAH box helicase: MQANFFEYLQGSNIAQLILCEDDKESFLLSQVALFKGLKTFVLPDFRAEFGDDLRAFSKELFELCKVLNAYHKEKDTKILISPLSTILKKLPGQKHLKSYNLSKKNAFDLSEFKNELIKLGYEFVDMVQDKGEVSIRGEIIDIFCINEELPTRVLLFGDELESIRKFDPMNQKSFPKEYEELEICPFLTYFSEENYEDFKDKLENFNSDVLVNDINSLGFWCIDDFCDYLELDFISIKKFNQEEWDKDLGKINAKIIPQASVYKDLKSSYNKDFFSLHQNKKIIILAKNEALFKALELENTQNISFQKSDLILNLISNQELIISLNHKEKQKYKRKANLIIDELKIGDFIVHEDYGVGKFLGLEMISISGAKKEFVAIEYQNSDKLLLPVENLYMIDKYLGASGGIPLLDRLGKMTFIRLKERLKTKLLAIASEIVIMAAKRALIKPKEIKIDYADQAYFVSKAGFSYTQDQNKACEEILNDFENGKVMDRLLSGDVGFGKTEVAMNAIYPVVKSGFCAFFFAPTTLLSHQHYKSLKKRFEPFDIEVFKLDRFTSTKEKKTLMLNLEQNKACVVIGTHALLNVECENLALVIIDEEHKFGVKQKEKLKELTQNSHLLSMSATPIPRSLNQALSSIKSYSVLQTPPEDRLDVRTFVKENDDALLKEAITRELRRGGQIFYIHNHIASIEQCKKHLLDLFKNLRILILHSKIDAKIQEEEMLKFENKEYDLLLSTSIVESGIDLPNANTMIVERSDRFGMADLHQLRGRVGRSDRQGYCYFLVENKEELTQDALKRLISLESNSYLGAGSVLAYHDLEIRGGGNLLGIDQSGHIEQIGLSLYLKMLEDELNALTKKESFEEKKIDLKLTINAFLNSELINEDRLRLELYRRLSKCKNIDEVYEIEGEIEDRFGKLDLYTKQFLMLIIIKILALGKFKTISNFEQNIQFVKINDEKEFIKARSKDDDDIIEAVLTYLRKDRQ; encoded by the coding sequence ATGCAAGCAAATTTTTTTGAGTATTTGCAAGGTTCAAATATAGCACAATTGATACTTTGCGAAGATGATAAAGAATCTTTTTTGCTTTCTCAAGTTGCTCTTTTTAAGGGTTTGAAAACATTCGTTTTGCCTGATTTTAGAGCTGAATTCGGGGATGATTTAAGAGCTTTTTCCAAAGAGCTTTTTGAGCTTTGCAAAGTTTTAAATGCTTATCATAAGGAAAAAGATACTAAAATTCTTATCTCCCCTTTATCTACTATACTTAAAAAATTACCTGGTCAAAAACATTTAAAAAGCTATAATCTTTCCAAGAAGAATGCTTTTGATTTAAGTGAATTTAAAAATGAACTCATCAAGCTTGGATATGAATTTGTGGATATGGTCCAAGATAAGGGTGAAGTGAGTATACGCGGAGAGATTATCGATATATTTTGTATTAATGAAGAATTACCCACTAGGGTTTTGCTTTTTGGAGATGAGTTAGAAAGCATTAGAAAATTTGATCCTATGAATCAAAAATCATTTCCCAAAGAATATGAAGAGCTTGAAATTTGTCCTTTTTTGACATATTTTTCTGAAGAAAATTATGAAGATTTTAAAGACAAACTAGAAAATTTCAATAGCGATGTTTTGGTCAATGATATTAATTCTTTAGGATTTTGGTGCATTGATGATTTTTGTGATTATTTAGAACTTGATTTTATAAGTATTAAAAAATTCAATCAAGAAGAATGGGATAAAGATCTTGGTAAAATCAATGCTAAAATTATACCCCAAGCTTCTGTTTATAAGGATTTAAAAAGTTCTTACAATAAAGACTTTTTTTCTTTGCATCAAAATAAAAAAATTATAATTTTGGCTAAAAATGAAGCCTTGTTTAAAGCTTTAGAGCTTGAAAATACACAAAATATTTCTTTTCAAAAAAGCGATTTAATCCTTAATTTAATCAGCAATCAAGAGCTTATCATTTCATTAAATCATAAAGAAAAACAAAAATACAAGCGTAAAGCAAATCTGATTATAGATGAGTTAAAAATCGGCGATTTTATCGTTCATGAGGATTATGGTGTAGGTAAATTCTTAGGCCTTGAGATGATTAGTATTAGTGGAGCTAAGAAAGAATTTGTTGCGATTGAATATCAAAATAGTGACAAGCTTCTTTTGCCGGTTGAAAATCTTTATATGATAGACAAGTATTTAGGAGCAAGCGGAGGGATACCGCTTTTAGATCGCTTAGGAAAAATGACTTTTATCAGGCTCAAAGAAAGATTAAAAACCAAGCTTTTAGCCATTGCTTCTGAGATTGTTATTATGGCGGCTAAAAGAGCCTTGATCAAACCAAAAGAAATCAAGATAGATTATGCAGATCAAGCTTATTTTGTTTCAAAAGCTGGATTTTCTTATACACAAGATCAAAACAAAGCTTGTGAAGAAATTTTAAACGATTTTGAAAATGGTAAAGTGATGGATAGGCTTTTAAGTGGCGATGTGGGTTTTGGTAAAACCGAAGTTGCGATGAATGCTATTTATCCTGTGGTAAAAAGTGGTTTTTGTGCTTTTTTCTTTGCGCCCACTACGCTTTTATCTCATCAGCACTATAAGAGTTTAAAAAAGCGTTTTGAGCCTTTTGATATTGAAGTTTTTAAACTGGATCGTTTTACAAGCACCAAAGAGAAAAAAACCTTAATGTTGAATTTAGAGCAAAACAAAGCCTGTGTGGTGATTGGCACCCATGCACTTTTAAATGTAGAGTGTGAAAATTTAGCCCTTGTTATCATTGATGAGGAGCATAAATTTGGAGTAAAGCAAAAAGAAAAATTAAAAGAATTAACTCAAAATTCTCATCTTTTATCTATGTCAGCTACTCCTATACCAAGGAGTTTAAATCAAGCCTTAAGCTCCATAAAATCTTATAGTGTTTTACAAACCCCTCCAGAAGATAGACTTGATGTTAGAACCTTTGTGAAAGAAAACGATGATGCGCTTTTAAAAGAAGCTATAACAAGAGAATTAAGACGCGGCGGACAAATTTTTTATATACACAATCATATTGCAAGTATAGAACAATGTAAAAAACATTTACTTGATTTATTTAAAAATTTAAGGATTTTGATTTTGCATTCTAAAATTGACGCAAAGATTCAAGAAGAAGAAATGCTTAAATTTGAAAATAAAGAATACGATTTACTTTTAAGTACTTCTATTGTTGAAAGCGGTATTGATCTACCTAATGCAAATACTATGATAGTTGAAAGAAGCGATAGGTTTGGAATGGCTGATTTACACCAATTACGCGGCCGTGTAGGCAGGAGTGATAGGCAGGGGTATTGTTATTTTTTAGTTGAAAACAAAGAAGAGCTTACTCAAGATGCATTGAAGCGACTTATCTCTTTAGAGAGTAATTCTTATTTGGGAGCAGGTTCGGTTTTAGCTTATCATGATCTTGAAATTCGCGGAGGTGGAAATTTATTAGGCATCGATCAAAGCGGTCATATAGAGCAAATCGGACTTAGTTTGTATCTTAAAATGCTAGAAGATGAGTTAAATGCACTCACTAAAAAGGAAAGTTTTGAAGAGAAAAAAATAGACTTAAAACTTACTATCAATGCTTTTTTAAATTCAGAACTTATCAATGAAGATCGTCTAAGATTAGAGCTTTATCGTAGGCTTAGTAAGTGTAAAAACATAGATGAAGTCTATGAGATTGAAGGTGAGATAGAGGATCGCTTTGGAAAACTTGATCTTTATACAAAGCAGTTTTTAATGCTGATTATAATTAAAATTTTAGCTTTAGGGAAATTTAAAACCATAAGCAATTTTGAGCAAAATATACAATTTGTAAAAATCAATGATGAAAAAGAGTTTATTAAAGCAAGAAGCAAAGATGATGATGATATTATAGAAGCAGTTTTAACATATTTAAGGAAAGACAGACAATGA